One genomic segment of Panicum virgatum strain AP13 chromosome 2N, P.virgatum_v5, whole genome shotgun sequence includes these proteins:
- the LOC120662916 gene encoding uncharacterized protein LOC120662916, whose protein sequence is MSFHAREDNRYNHCGCRQGKFQAGPVLSSRTSMEHNSIDCNEEESENSSENSFNEVANVALAVGYAMSGLLAPPQLPLVYQPVYLQLDLNGQQWVENVLADASRCSYKRSFRHVPLGCGD, encoded by the exons ATGTCCTTTCATGCAAG GGAGGACAATAGGTACAACCACTGTGGTTGCAGGCAAGGAAAGTTCCAGGCTGGTCCTGTGTTGTCGTCAAG AACAAGCATGGAGCACAATAGCATAGActgcaatgaagaagaaagtgaaaATTCCAGTGAGAACAGTTTCAACGAAGTGGCAAATGTTGCTCTTGCGGTAGGATATGCAATGTCCGGGCTGTTAGCACCGCCGCAGCTACCATTAGTATACCAACCTGTGTACCTTCAGCTGGACCTCAATGGACAACAGTGGGTAGAAAATGTTTTGGCAGATGCTAGCAGATGTTCATACAAAAGAAGCTTTAGGCATGTTCCTTTGGGCTGTGGGGACTAG